CGACCGGGCTGAAGGGGATCCAGTTCAGGTAGTCTTCGAGGCACTTGACGGCCCGCGGCGAACCGGTGCCGGAGCCGCCGGCCGCGGCGATGCCGATGAACGGTTTGCCGTAGAAGGCCGACTCCTGGCGGCGCGGCCACTCGCTCCGGCGGAGCCGGTCGAGGAAGGTCCGGGCCGACTCGCTGAGGTCCCAGAAGTAGACCGGGGTGGCGAAGATGACCCCATCGGCAGCGATTAGCTTCTCCCGCAGGGCGTAGAAATCGTCCTCGTCCTTCTGGATGCAATCCTCCTTG
The window above is part of the Bacillota bacterium genome. Proteins encoded here:
- a CDS encoding flavodoxin family protein; the encoded protein is MRIVALQSSPNRDGLTAGLAAAALRGAASLGTETELIHLNDHPVNLCRACGDGWGQCRRKEDCIQKDEDDFYALREKLIAADGVIFATPVYFWDLSESARTFLDRLRRSEWPRRQESAFYGKPFIGIAAAGGSGTGSPRAVKCLEDYLNWIPFSPVAFLPVSRQNKDLQLAAAERAGQFMAEQLRGRPR